One Pectobacterium polaris DNA window includes the following coding sequences:
- a CDS encoding efflux RND transporter periplasmic adaptor subunit, whose translation MIERNTTAAQTEQDTRLALLAELLQLQSRARARETLEELAFFIVNETHNLVKYRQALLWDCDKQRLQAASGLASLDHNAPFCTEFSRLCRQWQEEGRQTQALQCRELPDDDQILWQEHLPEFLLWLPLRLPQGDTPLVLVLARDSAWLPAEIVLLEKLADAYAHAWSSLCKVRRRPSKTPPARRRLIVAAIVALVLILLIPVRQSVLAPAEIVAHRPVMVRAPVAGVVDDILVRPNQTVSANQPLVRLDVRELENRLESARQAFATADAQYRQAQQQALFDANSKASLAVLQSRREQAQSDMDFLQRQQERMQLVSPRDGVAIFDDSSDWIGRSVAVGERIMMIADPHDVELEIQLPAADAIALENGADVRLFLNVAPNSAQEARLEQIGYRAAPTPDNVMAYRLRARFTQDDPQLRVGLKGTAKLYGKRTVLFVYLLRKPLASLRVWLGV comes from the coding sequence ATGATCGAACGGAACACGACGGCAGCACAAACGGAGCAGGATACCCGGCTGGCTTTGCTGGCCGAACTGTTGCAGCTGCAAAGCCGTGCCAGAGCGCGTGAAACGCTGGAGGAGCTGGCGTTTTTTATCGTCAACGAGACGCACAATTTAGTGAAGTATCGGCAGGCGCTGCTGTGGGACTGCGATAAACAGCGCTTGCAGGCGGCTTCCGGGCTGGCCTCGCTCGATCACAACGCGCCGTTTTGTACCGAATTTAGCCGCCTGTGCCGCCAGTGGCAGGAAGAAGGGCGTCAAACGCAGGCGCTGCAATGCCGCGAGCTGCCTGACGATGACCAGATTTTGTGGCAGGAGCATCTGCCAGAATTTTTACTCTGGCTACCGCTGCGTTTACCGCAGGGCGATACGCCACTGGTGTTGGTGCTAGCGCGGGACAGCGCGTGGCTGCCGGCCGAGATCGTGCTGCTGGAAAAACTGGCGGATGCCTACGCACACGCCTGGTCGAGCCTGTGCAAGGTACGCCGTCGCCCGTCGAAAACGCCGCCTGCCAGACGCCGTTTGATCGTTGCTGCGATCGTGGCGCTGGTGCTGATCTTGTTGATCCCGGTTCGCCAGTCGGTGCTAGCGCCGGCAGAGATTGTTGCCCATCGTCCGGTGATGGTGCGCGCCCCTGTGGCGGGCGTGGTGGATGACATACTGGTTCGCCCTAATCAGACTGTCAGCGCTAATCAACCGCTGGTGCGACTGGACGTGCGCGAATTGGAAAATCGCTTGGAATCGGCCCGACAGGCTTTTGCCACCGCCGATGCGCAGTATCGTCAGGCACAGCAGCAGGCGCTGTTCGATGCTAACAGCAAAGCCAGTCTGGCCGTGCTGCAAAGCCGTCGCGAACAGGCGCAGAGCGACATGGATTTTCTGCAACGCCAGCAGGAACGCATGCAGCTTGTTTCCCCGCGTGACGGCGTGGCGATTTTTGACGACAGCAGTGACTGGATTGGGCGCTCGGTGGCGGTGGGGGAACGCATCATGATGATCGCCGATCCGCACGATGTTGAGCTGGAGATCCAGTTGCCTGCGGCGGATGCGATTGCGCTGGAAAACGGTGCAGATGTACGCCTGTTCCTCAACGTTGCACCGAATTCGGCACAGGAAGCGCGGCTTGAACAGATTGGCTATCGCGCCGCGCCGACGCCGGATAATGTGATGGCCTATCGGCTACGAGCCCGCTTTACGCAGGATGACCCGCAGCTGCGCGTGGGTCTGAAGGGGACAGCCAAATTGTACGGTAAACGCACGGTGCTGTTCGTTTACCTGCTGCGTAAACCGCTGGCCTCCTTGCGCGTCTGGCTGGGTGTCTAA
- a CDS encoding TolC family protein, translated as MNQHIAHFWDSQQHDSQQQNVQHEATPRTAGSRALRIAVALACLGLAGCAVKPEPVTIEQQVAQALSDRTQMFANQEPVRGTITLDEAIARALKYNLQQRVALLEQAMEDDLLGVQNLDMLLPKLTARAGLQTRDNVAGSSSQSVTTGRQSLEASTSQDQTQRTADLTMSWNVLDFGISYFNAKVQANKSLAAEERRRRVVADITRQVRTAYWEAATAQRLQPEVTTALTQARQALEYARQTEQQRLLAPVEALRFQKNMLEMVRQLEIVDSDLVVAKSRLAALMNLPPSSKYDVVVPSESSLVAPKMAYSLDDLENFSMVKRPEVREESYLARNSVLETRKSLLRLLPGVSLFAGINGDSNSYLVNHQWANAGVQVSGNLLNVLSWSSVKRAGQANEDLAEVRRQALRMAVLTQVNVAWQEYQQSTQMFGRYQELARIQRGILNQTTLSVQHRAETQMEQVRVSTETILTTRARDRSFADVQNALGAVYQAAGLDVLPDNVNDVSLAALSSSIARTTGNLEKGGVAVPRLSLATPATPATTTASAKTVSTPSSAPVAKPIASSSTTTSSASAGKPYRVVNTDMWDNLQSLQAGGSR; from the coding sequence GTGAATCAGCACATAGCGCATTTCTGGGATAGCCAGCAACACGACAGTCAGCAGCAGAACGTTCAACACGAGGCTACACCACGCACCGCGGGTTCCCGGGCGTTACGGATCGCGGTAGCCCTGGCCTGTCTGGGTCTGGCTGGCTGTGCCGTCAAACCTGAGCCGGTGACGATCGAGCAACAGGTTGCACAGGCGCTGAGCGACAGAACGCAGATGTTCGCCAATCAGGAACCAGTGCGCGGCACGATCACGCTGGATGAAGCGATTGCCCGTGCGCTGAAATATAACCTGCAACAGCGGGTCGCGCTGCTGGAACAGGCGATGGAAGATGACCTGTTGGGCGTACAGAATCTGGACATGCTGTTACCGAAACTGACCGCGCGCGCCGGGCTACAAACCCGCGACAACGTGGCCGGTTCCAGCAGCCAATCGGTGACTACGGGTAGGCAGTCGCTGGAAGCGTCAACCAGTCAGGATCAGACCCAGCGCACCGCCGATCTGACGATGAGCTGGAATGTACTGGACTTCGGTATCAGCTATTTCAACGCCAAAGTACAGGCGAACAAATCACTGGCGGCGGAAGAGCGTCGTCGTCGAGTAGTTGCGGATATTACCCGTCAGGTGCGGACGGCCTATTGGGAAGCGGCAACGGCACAGCGTTTGCAGCCAGAAGTGACCACTGCGCTGACGCAGGCGCGTCAGGCGCTGGAATATGCGCGTCAGACCGAACAACAGCGCTTGCTGGCACCGGTTGAGGCGCTGCGTTTCCAGAAAAACATGCTGGAGATGGTGCGTCAGTTAGAGATTGTCGACAGCGATCTGGTGGTGGCGAAATCCCGTCTGGCGGCGCTGATGAACCTGCCGCCGTCGAGCAAATACGATGTCGTCGTGCCGAGCGAAAGCAGTTTGGTCGCACCGAAGATGGCCTACTCGCTCGACGATCTGGAAAACTTCTCGATGGTTAAACGTCCAGAAGTGCGCGAAGAGAGCTATCTGGCACGCAATAGCGTACTGGAAACCCGGAAATCACTGCTGCGTCTGCTACCGGGCGTGTCGCTGTTTGCCGGTATCAACGGCGACAGCAACAGCTATCTGGTCAATCACCAGTGGGCGAACGCGGGCGTTCAGGTCAGCGGCAACCTGCTGAACGTGCTGTCGTGGTCATCGGTGAAACGCGCCGGACAGGCGAATGAAGATCTGGCGGAAGTTCGTCGTCAGGCGCTGCGCATGGCGGTGCTGACGCAGGTGAACGTCGCCTGGCAGGAATATCAGCAGAGTACGCAGATGTTTGGCCGCTATCAGGAACTTGCGCGGATTCAGCGTGGCATCCTCAACCAGACCACACTTAGCGTACAGCATCGTGCTGAAACGCAGATGGAACAGGTGCGCGTCAGCACGGAAACCATTCTGACGACCCGCGCGCGCGACCGCAGCTTTGCCGATGTACAGAACGCGCTCGGCGCGGTGTATCAGGCTGCCGGGTTGGATGTGCTGCCGGATAACGTGAACGATGTCAGTCTGGCGGCGCTGAGCAGCTCGATTGCTCGCACCACGGGTAACCTTGAGAAAGGTGGCGTTGCGGTACCGCGCTTGTCTCTGGCAACACCGGCTACGCCTGCCACCACGACGGCGTCGGCTAAAACAGTCTCTACTCCATCCTCTGCGCCAGTCGCGAAGCCGATTGCCTCGTCGTCGACGACTACATCGTCGGCTAGCGCGGGTAAGCCTTATCGCGTGGTGAACACGGATATGTGGGATAACCTGCAATCCCTACAGGCGGGAGGTTCGCGTTAA
- a CDS encoding HlyD family efflux transporter periplasmic adaptor subunit, with protein MAGGATPAAGLSPLRDELILHAGPANRDGSPSWTLEDPLRGLYFRIGWAEMAMLSRWSMGNAAQIVAEVNQISALTLDDSDVQYFNRFLQANSLTRVSGDDALAQFSRQVEQSRVSIWRKLLKNYLFFRIPLWHPDRFLGATLPWVEPFFSRTFLKLTLLVAVLGLFLAGRQWETFKHTFLHFFTLEGAALAGLTLCFTKILHEFGHAYTCKRFGARVATMGVAFLVMMPVLYTDTSGSWKLTRRRQRMAIGAAGMMTELVLAAWATLAWSFLPDGMLRSAAFMLATTTWIMTLAINLSPLMRFDGYFLLSDGLQMPNLQNRGFAIGRWQMREWLFGLGDAPPEHFPRWLQRTLVGYAFAVWIYRFFLFTGIAILVYHMTFKLLGMLLFAIEIGYFVVMPVVNEVREWSKRRKDYRMNRNMTTTLAVSAVVLLLLMIPWQRGVYAPALLRAEQQSSLYMPVPAMIQRIDVKVGQPVQAGQTLFTLSSDALTHERQQLERQIATLNWQSTFQVFNKEAAGDHQRVKQEHEAALQKLQVLQRQSEQLTVRAPIDGVVADMTTPLETGEWLGQGEWLAVVTKPTGGLVEAFVSEKDWQRLRTGAKGTFYLQDVSRSSLPLTIVEIASTATRDLNAAPELASIYGGDIATLSDAQRKLHPEQAVYRVLLSLPDDYRAQPQVLRGTVVMDGEAQSLLIRGWKVVSAVLIRELSF; from the coding sequence ATGGCCGGAGGCGCAACGCCAGCGGCCGGGCTTAGCCCGCTGCGCGATGAACTGATCCTGCATGCCGGACCAGCTAACCGCGACGGATCGCCCAGTTGGACGCTAGAAGATCCGCTGCGCGGTCTCTATTTTCGTATCGGCTGGGCAGAAATGGCGATGCTATCGCGCTGGTCGATGGGGAACGCCGCGCAGATCGTGGCTGAGGTTAACCAGATTTCTGCGCTGACGCTCGATGACAGCGATGTGCAGTACTTCAACCGCTTCTTGCAGGCCAACAGCCTGACGCGCGTTTCCGGCGATGACGCGCTGGCACAGTTTTCTCGTCAGGTGGAACAGTCACGCGTTTCGATTTGGCGCAAATTGCTGAAGAACTATTTGTTTTTTCGCATCCCCTTATGGCACCCCGATCGCTTTCTGGGCGCGACCCTGCCGTGGGTAGAACCGTTTTTCAGCCGGACTTTCCTCAAACTGACGCTGCTGGTGGCCGTGCTGGGGCTCTTCCTCGCCGGACGCCAGTGGGAAACCTTCAAGCATACGTTCCTGCACTTCTTCACGCTGGAGGGCGCGGCGCTGGCGGGGCTGACGCTGTGCTTTACCAAAATTCTGCATGAGTTCGGCCACGCCTACACCTGCAAGCGTTTTGGTGCGCGGGTTGCCACCATGGGCGTCGCCTTTCTGGTGATGATGCCGGTGCTGTACACCGATACGTCCGGCTCGTGGAAACTCACCCGCCGTCGGCAGAGGATGGCGATTGGCGCAGCGGGCATGATGACCGAACTGGTACTGGCGGCGTGGGCGACGCTGGCGTGGAGCTTCTTGCCGGACGGCATGCTGCGCAGCGCTGCGTTTATGCTGGCGACGACGACCTGGATCATGACGCTGGCGATTAACCTCAGCCCGCTGATGCGCTTCGATGGCTATTTCCTGCTGTCCGATGGGTTACAGATGCCGAACCTGCAAAACCGGGGCTTCGCTATCGGCCGCTGGCAGATGCGGGAATGGCTGTTCGGCTTGGGGGATGCGCCACCGGAGCATTTTCCGCGCTGGCTGCAACGCACGCTGGTCGGCTATGCCTTCGCGGTGTGGATATACCGTTTCTTCCTGTTTACCGGTATCGCGATTCTGGTTTACCACATGACGTTCAAACTGCTGGGGATGCTGCTTTTTGCGATTGAAATCGGCTACTTCGTGGTGATGCCTGTAGTAAATGAAGTGCGCGAATGGAGTAAACGCCGTAAGGATTACCGTATGAACCGTAATATGACGACAACGCTGGCCGTGAGCGCCGTGGTTCTGCTCTTGCTGATGATTCCCTGGCAGCGTGGTGTGTATGCACCGGCGCTGCTGCGGGCGGAACAGCAAAGCAGCCTGTATATGCCCGTGCCCGCGATGATTCAGCGCATTGACGTGAAGGTCGGCCAGCCTGTGCAAGCGGGACAAACGCTGTTTACGCTGTCGTCTGACGCGCTGACGCACGAACGGCAACAGCTGGAGCGACAAATCGCTACGCTGAACTGGCAAAGCACCTTTCAGGTATTCAACAAGGAAGCGGCTGGCGATCACCAGCGGGTGAAACAGGAGCATGAAGCGGCGCTGCAAAAGTTACAGGTCTTGCAGCGTCAGTCCGAACAGCTGACGGTGCGTGCACCGATAGACGGCGTGGTGGCAGACATGACTACGCCGCTGGAAACCGGCGAGTGGCTGGGACAGGGCGAATGGCTGGCTGTCGTCACCAAGCCAACCGGCGGACTGGTGGAAGCGTTCGTATCGGAAAAAGACTGGCAGCGGCTTCGCACGGGGGCAAAGGGGACGTTTTATTTACAGGATGTGAGCCGCTCGTCGTTGCCGCTCACCATTGTGGAGATTGCCAGCACGGCAACCCGCGATCTAAACGCTGCGCCGGAATTGGCATCAATTTATGGCGGCGATATTGCCACGCTGAGCGATGCACAGCGCAAGCTGCATCCTGAACAGGCCGTTTATCGCGTGCTGCTCAGTCTGCCTGACGATTATCGTGCTCAGCCGCAGGTGCTGCGCGGCACGGTAGTGATGGACGGTGAGGCGCAAAGCCTATTGATTCGCGGCTGGAAAGTGGTGTCCGCCGTACTGATTCGCGAGCTGTCATTCTGA
- a CDS encoding efflux RND transporter periplasmic adaptor subunit produces the protein MAFGMMRPLLLVSALGLPLLGQAATTGDIRVQLSAQRYTVLSSEIAGKVTDIAVKEGEHFKQGDTLVTFDCTVLREKLNYSNAAENAARKKLAIADRLDKLNSISLSDVDQARSSVSMAQAESGVNRAMLQRCMIKAPFSGRVTETKVKRWESVPEGKELLAIYDDSAFELEMIVPSRWLVWLKQGSAFQVVLDETGLSYPAEISRLSSAIDPVSQSVKVFGRITQSTAGLLPGMSGVAQIVPPDAGSVSP, from the coding sequence ATGGCTTTCGGCATGATGCGTCCGCTATTGCTGGTCAGTGCGTTAGGTCTGCCCCTGTTGGGGCAGGCTGCGACGACGGGAGACATTCGCGTACAGCTTAGCGCGCAGCGCTATACCGTGTTATCCAGCGAAATTGCCGGAAAAGTGACGGATATTGCGGTGAAAGAGGGCGAACACTTCAAACAGGGCGATACGCTGGTGACGTTTGACTGCACCGTGCTGCGCGAAAAGCTGAACTACTCAAACGCCGCAGAGAATGCCGCACGTAAGAAACTGGCGATTGCCGATCGACTGGATAAGCTCAATTCGATCAGCCTGTCGGATGTCGATCAGGCGCGATCGTCGGTGTCGATGGCGCAGGCCGAAAGCGGCGTCAATCGCGCCATGCTGCAACGCTGTATGATTAAAGCGCCGTTCTCCGGTCGCGTAACGGAAACCAAAGTGAAACGTTGGGAATCCGTGCCGGAAGGCAAAGAGCTGTTAGCGATTTATGATGACAGCGCGTTCGAGCTGGAAATGATCGTGCCGTCGCGCTGGCTGGTGTGGCTAAAACAGGGCAGCGCCTTTCAGGTCGTGCTGGATGAAACCGGTCTGAGCTATCCGGCGGAAATCAGCCGCCTTTCTTCGGCGATCGATCCGGTTAGTCAGTCGGTAAAAGTCTTTGGCCGCATTACCCAGTCTACCGCTGGATTGCTGCCGGGCATGAGCGGCGTGGCACAAATCGTACCGCCTGATGCGGGTAGCGTATCGCCATGA